In Pseudomonas coleopterorum, the genomic window AACTGCCGTGGTCGGCGCTGACCAAGGATATCGAAGAGCCTGCCGTGTGGGTGGTCGGGGAAGGCGACAAGGTCAGTCTGCGCAAGGTCGAGGTGGGCCGTTACCTGACTGCCAAGGTGGTGATCGCCAATGGCTTGAACAATGGCGACCGTGTGGTGGTGGCCGGGGGCCAGTTGTTGCATCCCGACATGCAGGTGGAAATTGCCCAGGAGCGTCAGCCATGAAAGCGGTGATCGCGTTGTCTGCGGCCGTGCTGTTGCTGGCAGGCTGTTCGAAGGAAGAGCCGGCCCCCGAGCCCATCCGTCCGGTGTTGTCGGTGGAGGTCGAGGGCCTGGACCAGCAAAGCCTGGGTCGCTTCGCCGGTAATATCCAGGCGCGCTATGAAAGCACCTTGGGTTTCCGCGTGTCCGGACGCATTGCCCGCCGGGCGGTGGATGTCGGCAGCCAGGTGGAGAAAAACCAGTTGCTGGCCACCCTCGACCCCACCGACCAGCAGAACCAGTTGCGCGCCAATCAGGGCGATCTGGCCCGCGTCCAGGCGCAGTTCATCAACGCCCAGGCCAACGCGCGACGTCAGCAGGAACTGTTCGACCGTGGCGTCGGTGCGCAGGCCGGGCTGGACATCGCCCAGACCGACCTGAAAACCACCCAGTCTTCGCTCGATCAGGCCAAGGCCGCCGTCAGCCAGGCCAAGGACCAGTTGAGCTACAGCGAACTGCGTGCCGACCATGCCGCGGTGGTCAACCAGTGGAAGGTGGAAGTCGGGCAGGTGGTCAGCGCCGGTGAAGAAGTGGTGGTCCTCGCCCGTCCCGACGTCAAGGAGGCGGTCATCGACCTGCCCGCCGGGCTCGCCGAGACCCTGCCTGCCGGCGTGGAATTCCACGTGCAGTCCCAGCTTGACCCCAGCGTTGCGACCACGGGCACCTTGCGCGAGCTGGAACCACGCCCCGACAGCTCCACGCGTACCCGTCGCGCACGCCTGACCCTGCGTGAGAGCCCTGCGGGCCTGCGCCTGGGTACGGCGATCAGCGTCACCTTGAGTTCAAGCATCGCGCAGCGCCTGGAGCTGCCGGAAACCGCCGTGCAGGAGATCGACGGCAAGACCCAGGTGTGGCGGGTGGACGTCCAGAACAAGACCGTGAACCCGCAACCGGTCACCGTGCTCAGCCGCGACCGTGGCATCGTGGTGGTGGGCAGCGGTGTGCAGGCGGGCGAGCGCGTGGTCAGCGCTGGCGTCAATAGCCTGAAACCTGGGCAGAAAATCAAACTGGACGAGGCGAGCCGGCAATGAAGGGAAGTTTCAACCTGTCCGACTGGGCGCTCAAGCACCAGTCCTTCGTCTGGTACCTGATGTTCGTCGGCCTGCTGATGGGCGTGTTTTCCTATTTCAACCTGGGCCGTGAAGAAGACCCGGCGTTCGCCATCAAGACCATGGTCATCCAGAGCCGCTGGCCCGGGGCGACTCAGGAAGAGACGCTCAAGCAGGTCACCGACCGCATCGAGAAGAAGCTCGAAGAGCTGGACTCGCTGGACTACGTGAAGAGCTACACCCGCCCCGGCGAGTCCACGGTGTTCGTGTACCTGCGCGATACCACCAGTGCCAAGGCGATCCCGCAGATCTGGTACCAGGTGCGCAAGAAGGTCGACGACATTCGCGCGACCTTTCCCCAAGGCTTGCAGGGACCGTCGTTCAACGATGAGTTCGGTGACGTGTTCGGCTCCATCTATGCCTTCACCGCCGACGGCCTGAGCATGCGGCAGCTGCGCGACTACGTGGAACAGGTGCGCGCCGAGATTCGCCAGGTCGACAACCTGGGCAAGGTCCAGC contains:
- a CDS encoding efflux RND transporter periplasmic adaptor subunit yields the protein MKAVIALSAAVLLLAGCSKEEPAPEPIRPVLSVEVEGLDQQSLGRFAGNIQARYESTLGFRVSGRIARRAVDVGSQVEKNQLLATLDPTDQQNQLRANQGDLARVQAQFINAQANARRQQELFDRGVGAQAGLDIAQTDLKTTQSSLDQAKAAVSQAKDQLSYSELRADHAAVVNQWKVEVGQVVSAGEEVVVLARPDVKEAVIDLPAGLAETLPAGVEFHVQSQLDPSVATTGTLRELEPRPDSSTRTRRARLTLRESPAGLRLGTAISVTLSSSIAQRLELPETAVQEIDGKTQVWRVDVQNKTVNPQPVTVLSRDRGIVVVGSGVQAGERVVSAGVNSLKPGQKIKLDEASRQ